One genomic window of Glycine soja cultivar W05 chromosome 9, ASM419377v2, whole genome shotgun sequence includes the following:
- the LOC114367851 gene encoding disease resistance-like protein DSC1 isoform X4 yields the protein MGGIGKTILAEQVFIKLRSGYGGCLFLANEREQSRKHGMLSLKEKVFSELLGNGVKIDTPNSLPDDIVRRIGRMKVLIVLDDVNDSNHLEKLLGPLGNFGSGSRIIVTTRDMQVLKANKADEVYPLREFSLNQALELFNLNFFNQCDDQREYDNLSKRVVNYAKGIPLVLNELAYLLRARNKEEWGSELDKLEKIPLPEVYDRMKLSYDDLDPKEQQIFLDLAFFFGRSHTEIKVDYLKSLLKKDGESGDSVFIVLERMKDKALITSSKDNFISMHDSLQVMAQEIVRRKSSNTGSHSRWWDLDDIHGEMKNDKVTEAIRSIQINLPKIKEQKLTHHIFAKMSSLKFLKISGEDNYGNDQLILAEELQFSASELRFLCWDHCPLKSLPESFSKEKLVMLKLLRSKIEKLWDGVQNLVNLKEINLSGSEKLKELPDLSKATNLEVLLLRGCSMLTSVHPSVFSLIKLEKLDLYGCGSLTILSSHSICSLSYLNLERCVNLREFSVMSMNMKDLRLGWTKVKELPSSFEQQSKLKLLHLKGSAIERLPSSFNNLTQLLHLEVSNCSNLQTIPELPPLLKTLNAQSCTSLLTLPEISLSIKTLSAIDCKSLETVFLSSAVEQLKKNRRQVRFWNCLNLNKDSLVAIALNAQIDVMKFANQHLSPPSQDLVQNYDDYDANHRSYQVVYVYPGSNVPEWLEYKTTNAYIIIDLSSGPPFPFLGFIFSFVIGEYLHTDTKGRLEVSITISDDESEGNQDSVRMYIDFEGRKIESDHVCVVYDQRCSSFLSSKVKNQTRLKIKVTMGVPDYALPQGYNRGVRFGVSPISTSAYESFIQQMKLRNSISQFH from the exons ATGGGCGGTATTGGCAAGACAATCCTTGCAGAACAAGTATTTATTAAACTACGGTCTGGATATGGAGGTTGTTTATTTTTAGCCAATGAAAGAGAACAATCAAGGAAACATGGGATGCTTTCTTTGAAGgaaaaagttttttctgaactactaggaaatggtgttaaAATTGACACGCCAAATTCGTTGCCTGATGATATTGTTAGGAGAATTGGTCGAATGAAAGTTCTTATTGTTCTTGATGATGTGAATGATTCAAATCACTTAGAAAAATTACTTGGACCTCTTGGTAATTTTGGATCAGGTAGTAGAATCATTGTAACAACTAGAGATATGCAAGTTCTTAAAGCTAACAAAGCTGATGAGGTATACCCGCTTAGAGAATTCAGTTTAAATCAAGCACTTgaacttttcaatttgaatttctttaacCAATGTGATGATCAAAGGGAGTATGACAACTTATCAAAAAGGGTGGTCAATTATGCCAAAGGCATTCCATTAGTTCTTAATGAGTTGGCTTATCTTCTTCGTGCAAGAAATAAGGAAGAGTGGGGAAGTGAGTTAGACAAGCTTGAAAAAATACCTCTTCCAGAAGTTTATGATAGAATGAAACTGAGCTATGATGATCTAGATCCCAAAGAGCAACAAATTTTTCTAGATCTTGCGTTTTTCTTTGGTAGATCACATACAGAGATAAAGGTGGACTATCTGAAATCTTTATTGAAAAAAGATGGTGAAAGTGGAGATTCAGTGTTTATTGTGTTAGAAAGGATGAAAGATAAAGCTCTCATAACTTCCtctaaagataattttatatctATGCATGATAGTTTACAAGTTATGGCTCAGGAGATTGTTCGTCGAAAGTCTAGCAATACTGGAAGCCACAGTCGGTGGTGGGATCTTGATGACATTCATGGAGAAATGAAAAATGACAAG GTTACTGAGGCCATTAGAAGTATACAAATTAACTTGCCAAAAATTAAGGAGCAAAAGTTAACGCATCACATATTTGCTAAGATGAGCAGtctaaaatttctgaaaatttCTGGCGAAGATAATTATGGTAACGATCAACTTATTCTTGCTGAAGAGCTTCAATTTTCGGCAAGTGAACTAAGATTTCTTTGTTGGGATCATTGCCCTCTAAAATCCTTACCAGAAAGTTTTTCTAAGGAAAAACTTGTAATGTTGAAATTGCTACGCAGCAAAATAGAAAAACTTTGGGATGGAGTTCAG aatttggtgaatttaaaagaaattaacctCAGTGGCTCTGAGAAGTTAAAGGAGCTGCCAGATTTATCAAAAGCCACAAATCTTGAAGTACTGCTTCTCCGTGGTTGTTCTATGTTGACTAGTGTGCATCCATCtgttttctctctgataaaaCTTGAGAAATTGGACCTTTATGGCTGTGGCTCCCTTACCATTCTCTCAAGCCATTCTATATGCAGCCTTAGTTATCTCAACCTTGAACGTTGCGTGAACCTTAGGGAATTCTCAGTGATGTCGATGAATATGAAAGACCTGAGATTAGGATGGACCAAGGTCAAAGAACTTCCCTCATCATTTGAACAGCAAAGCAAGCTTAAATTGCTACATCTAAAAGGAAGTGCCATTGAGAGGTTACCTTCATCCTTCAACAACCTTACACAACTGCTACATCTAGAGGTAAGCAATTGCAGCAATCTTCAAACAATACCAGAGCTTCCGCCGCTCCTTAAAACTCTAAATGCACAATCCTGCACCTCACTTCTGACTCTACCAGAGATTTCCTTGTCCATTAAAACTCTAAGTGCCATAGACTGCAAATCATTGGAGACTGTATTTCTTTCATCGGCTGTCgaacaattaaagaaaaataggaGACAGGTTCGGTTCTGGAATTGCTTGAACTTGAATAAAGATTCTCTAGTGGCTATTGCGTTGAATGCACAAATCGATGTGATGAAATTTGCAAACCAACACTTATCTCCACCAAGTCAAGATCTTGTTCAAAATTACGATGATTATGATGCCAATCATCGCTCTTATCAAGTGGTTTACGTGTATCCAGGAAGCAATGTTCCAGAGTGGTTGGAGTATAAGACAACAAATGCTTATATAATTATTGATCTCTCTTCTGGTCCACCTTTCCCCTTCCTTGGCTTCATTTTCAGCTTTGTCATTGGTGAGTACCTACACACAGACACCAAGGGCAGACTTGAAGTTAGCATCACTATAAGTGATGATGAGAGTGAAGGCAATCAGGATAGTGTCAGAATGTACATAGATTTTGAAGGTAGGAAAATTGAATCAGATCATGTGTGTGTGGTGTATGACCAAAGATGTTCCAGCTTCCTAAGTAGCAAGGTcaaaaatcaaacaaggttAAAAATCAAGGTTACAATGGGGGTGCCAGATTATGCACTGCCACAAGGTTATAATAGAGGTGTGAGATTCGGTGTCAGTCCAATAAGCACCTCGGCTTATGAGAGTTTCATTCAACAAATGAAATTGCGTAATTCAATATCTCAGTTTCATTAA